The following are from one region of the Epinephelus fuscoguttatus linkage group LG11, E.fuscoguttatus.final_Chr_v1 genome:
- the LOC125897408 gene encoding gap junction Cx32.2 protein-like, translating into MGDWSYMSALLDKVQSHSTVVGKIWMSVLFLFRIFVLGAAADKVWGDEVSEFYCDTLEPGCHHACYNWMFPISYVHYWVLQITFVSTPTLVYLGHAVHIIHKEKRMMEQLRDCTNGTVQKKPKYTDDRGKVKITGILFGTYITQLVFKIVLEVAFSVGQFYIFGSVFMVPFFHCQMSPPCARHAGALCNISRPTEKTIFIIFMLAVSGVSVLLNIIEIIYLLCNKRRERRKQLEAHQHMLSPQQCPSNPGWGGISSQYGGVQLLPLSGQGLTSLCNDDKHIDSIGKEKDT; encoded by the coding sequence ATGGGTGACTGGTCTTACATGTCCGCACTGCTGGACAAAGTCCAGTCTCACTCCACTGTAGTTGGGAAGATCTGGATGAGCGTCCTTTTCCTGTTCAGGATCTTCGTCCTGGGCGCTGCTGCGGACAAAGTCTGGGGAGACGAAGTGTCCGAGTTCTACTGTGACACCCTGGAACCGGGATGTCATCACGCCTGCTATAACTGGATGTTCCCAATTTCCTATGTTCATTATTGGGTCCTGCAGATCACTTTTGTGTCCACACCCACCCTTGTCTACCTGGGCCATGCTGTCCACATCATCCACAAAGAGAAGAGGATGATGGAGCAGCTGCGGGACTGCACTAATGGAACTGTGCAAAAGAAACCCAAGTATACAGATGACAGAGGGAAGGTGAAGATAACAGGTATCCTCTTTGGCACATACATAACCCAGCTGGTCTTTAAGATTGTCCTGGAGGTGGCATTCAGTGTGGGCCAATTCTACATATTTGGCTCTGTGTTCATGGTGCCCTTCTTCCACTGTCAAATGTCTCCACCCTGTGCCCGTCACGCCGGGGCCCTGTGTAACATCTCTCGTCCCACAGAGAAAACCATTTTCATCATCTTCATGCTCGCAGTTTCAGGCGTTTCTGTGCTCCTCAACATCATAGAGATCATCTACCTGCTCTGTaacaagaggagagaaagaaggaaacaGCTTGAAGCTCACCAGCATATGCTCAGCCCGCAGCAGTGCCCATCCAACCCAGGCTGGGGGGGCATCAGCAGCCAGTATGGAGGTGTCcagctgctgcctctgtcaGGTCAGGGTCTGACAAGCCTCTGCAACGATGACAAACACATCGACTCCATCGGTAAAGAAAAGGACACCTGA
- the LOC125897415 gene encoding gap junction Cx32.2 protein-like, whose translation MGDWSFLSALLDKVQLHSTVVGKVWMSVLFLFRIFILAAGVDTIWGDEQGNMDCNTKSPGCKNACYDRSFPMSHTRFWVLQILIVSTPTLMYLGHVLLVIRRENKLRRRHEQKLCKNGMVKAPKYSDDRGKVQLKGVLLASYMIQLLSKILLEVGFIVGQYYLYGFIFMPSKITFSDYPCRAPVDCFISRPTEKTIFIVFMLAMSVFSVVLNIMEMFHLMISKMISRKRKNSSSEIYSLDKPNHNSAEGVTYC comes from the coding sequence ATGGGGGATTGGTCCTTCCTGTCTGCATTGTTGGACAAGGTGCAGTTACATTCCACTGTTGTGGGGAAAGTCTGGATGAGCGTTCTTTTCCTCTTCAGGATCTTCATCCTAGCTGCTGGCGTAGATACAATATGGGGAGATGAACAAGGAAACATGGACTGTAACACCAAAAGCCCTGGCTGCAAGAATGCCTGCTATGATCGATCCTTCCCCATGTCTCACACACGCTTCTGGGTCCTCCAGATCCTCATCGTTTCCACTCCGACACTCATGTACCTGGGCCACGTCCTGCTGGTGATTCGCAGAGAGAACAAACTGAGGAGACGCCACGAGCAGAAACTCTGTAAAAACGGGATGGTTAAAGCTCCAAAGTATTCAGACGATCGTGGCAAAGTCCAGCTCAAGGGCGTCCTGCTGGCCAGCTACATGATCCAGCTGCTCTCCAAGATCCTGCTTGAAGTGGGATTCATCGTAGGCCAGTACTACCTCTATGGCTTCATATTCATGCCCAGTAAGATTACGTTTTCTGACTACCCCTGTAGAGCCCCAGTGGACTGCTTCATAAGTCGCCCAACAGAGAAAACCATCTTTATTGTCTTTATGTTGGCAATGTCCGTCTTCTCTGTGGTCCTCAACATCATGGAGATGTTCCACCTGATGATCTCAAAAATGATCAGCAGGAAAAGGAAGAACAGCAGTTCAGAGATATACTCTCTTGACAAACCAAACCACAATTCAGCTGAGGGTGTTACATATTGTTGA